A window of the Brassica napus cultivar Da-Ae chromosome C5, Da-Ae, whole genome shotgun sequence genome harbors these coding sequences:
- the LOC106416645 gene encoding uncharacterized protein At3g43530-like isoform X2, with protein MAVEPMRPVGFFFKPSDYWTACKLSSRCHQHDFLETIKDFKESEKSWFENHPQFKHLFHMDCCEERKVQGLWMLLLRCMHKGKERQAWFGVNGVPIRYSIREHALLSGLYCGSYPENYPRKGKMKFATKHFKHLQKKTKEKNRKKQGLRVTEADVLEKLEKMEADDGSDQRLKMAVLYFLTRVIRGRKRNAYFIEPFILQAVDDLDFCNKFPWGRYTFDDCMKEIFHLRDHFAKGLPENNMQWTFPGFVTPLEILAFECIPVLRESFRDPDPNCLPDCPRMCKWKYKRTRTTGFALEEIYKALGNTKVISSTLKPQGDELDLLYEIMDEGSVEDVELQDDSDKADIAVDGWNRILIEPEGKIFWEDLFEMDVRNRPTTQQQSEPHGIFEGQEEERVGEEPEAGGEAGRESVKELELRLNKRMDDGFALRDETIRLLAARVKELEQDKIQRENWSFQFGEYETCEASGGKGRDNMGNGNEDGEAVAEKDGEKQVEEEAEKNGTKEAEKDGAKEAETTPEDAESEEEADKDGKNSESDASLQLYTLLFLLRQHLKMLRVRKRLRKRLMRSLAMRMK; from the exons ATGGCCGTAGAACCAATGAGACCTGTTGGTTTTTTCTTCAAGCCAAGTGATTATTGGACGGCTTGCAAGCTCTCCTCAAGGTGCCACCAACACGATTTTCTGGAGACGATTAAAGACTTTAAGGAGTCAGAGAAGAGTTGGTTTGAGAATCACCCTCAGTTCAAGCATTTATTCCACATGGATTGTTGCGAGGAAAGAAAGGTTCAGGGATTGTGGATGTTGCTACTTCGTTGTATGCATAAAGGAAAGGAGCGACAAGCTTGGTTTGGGGTAAACGGTGTTCCAATTAGATACTCTATCAGGGAACATGCCCTCCTCTCTGGTTTATACTGCGGATCATACCCTGAAAACTATCCGAGAAAAGGGAAGATGAAGTTTGCAACAAAGCATTTTAAGCACTTGCAGAAGAAGACTAAGGAGAAGAATAGGAAGAAACAGGGTCTGAGAGTGACAGAAGCGGATGTCTTAGAGAAGCTTGAGAAGATGGAAGCTGATGATGGTAGTGATCAGCGTCTGAAGATGGCGGTTCTTTATTTTTTGACCAGAGTAATAAGAGGAAGGAAAAGAAATGCATACTTCATTGAGCCCTTCATTCTCCAGGCAGTAGATGATCTGGATTTTTGCAACAAGTTTCCATGGGGCCGTTACACATTTGATGATTGCATGAAGGAGATTTTCCACTTGAGGGATCATTTCGCTAAAGGGCTCCCAGAGAATAATATGCAGTGGACATTTCCTGGGTTTGTCACCCCTTTGGAG ATATTGGCTTTTGAATGTATCCCTGTCCTTAGGGAAAGTTTCAGAGATCCTGATCCAAACTGTCTCCCAGATTGCCCAAGAATGTGCAAATGGAAGTACAAGAGGACTAGGACAACAGGATTTGCATTAGAAGAGATTTATAAGGCGCTTGGAAACACAAAG GTGATTTCAAGTACGCTGAAACCACAGGGAGATGAACTAGACCTCTTGTATGAAATCATGGATGAAGGGAGTGTGGAAGACGTGGAGCTGCAAGATGATTCAGATAAGGCAGACATAGCCGTTGACGGTTGGAACCGGATCCTTATAGAACCGGAAGGAAAAATATTTTGGGAGGATCTATTCGAGATGGATGTGAGAAACCGGCCTACCACACAACAACAATCTGAGCCTCATGGTATATTCGAAGGACAGGAGGAAGAAAGGGTAGGTGAGGAACCCGAGGCAGGGGGCGAGGCAGGCCGTGAGAGTGTAAAAGAGTTGGAATTGAGATTGAACAAGAGAATGGATGACGGCTTTGCATTGAGGGACGAAACAATTCGTCTCTTGGCAGCACGAGTAAAGGAGTTGGAACAAGACAAGATTCAAAGAGAAAATTGGTCATTCCAATTTGGTGAATATGAAACATGTGAGGCTTCTGGAGGCAAAGGAAGAg ATAATATGGGCAATGGCAATGAGGATGGTGAGGCAGTGGCTGAGAAGGATGGTGAGAAACAGGTCGAAGAAGAGGCTGAGAAGAATGGCACGAAAGAGGCTGAGAAGGATGGCGCGAAAGAGGCTGAGACAACACCTGAAG atgctgagagtgaagaagaagctgataaGGATGGTAAGAATAGCGAGTCAGATGCATCACTGCAGCTGTACACACTCCTCTTCCTACTGAGACAACACCTGAAG aTGCTGAGGGTGAGGAAGAGGCTGCGAAAGAGGCTTATGAGGTCGCTGGCAATGAGGATGAAGTAG
- the LOC106417407 gene encoding uncharacterized protein At4g04775-like: MSASSSTTGGRRRVRTPGIPNKCWCGVGITELISKTNQNPYRRYYWCIYAASLRLENDNHVFKWVDEAFTDEIQQLDNQVRMLEEEVQFLKATIRSESELSEGPKIMEPRIKISGG; encoded by the exons ATGTCCGCTTCATCTTCCACGACCGGTGGTCGGAGACGAGTACGAACTCCGGGAATACCTAATAAGTGTTGGTGCGGGGTGGGCATCACCGAGCTCATCTCCAAAACCAATCAAAACCCATATCGCCGGTATTATTGGTGTATCTATGCGGCGTCACTAAGG CTTGAGAACGACAATCACGTCTTCAAATGGGTTGATGAAGCTTTCACCGATGAGATACAACAGTTGGACAACCAAGTTCGAATGCTAGAAGAAGAAGTTCAATTTCTCAAAGCAACAATAAGGAGTGAAAGTGAACTCAGTGAAGGTCCCAAAATAATGGAGCCCAGGATAAAGATATCAGGAGGTTGA
- the LOC125587218 gene encoding uncharacterized protein LOC125587218, with translation MYPQAAEYLDDSVHETKWARCKFPGERYNIDTANTVESINGVLKEPRKYALLPMLDVIVEKITEWFNKYRLLSLRVPERQILIPHVHGILHHIYPLAKKLKVTELNTFEGHYNVLGEDGHGYLVDLSNKTCYCRCFDIDRYPCVHALAAIMARGEMAEHYCSWYYWMEQWTLAYYRTIYPVPHLSTWERRLQVARFPSAGEYRRKRKKKFPPLIGENEESGSDGSDSDSSGSDSSDSSGNGNEGGDNERSGNEKNDE, from the exons ATGTATCCTCAAGCGGCCGAGTATCTAGATGACAGTGTTCATGAGACAAAATGGGCAAGATGTAAATTTCCGGGAGAAAGGTACAACATAGACACAGCCAACACTGTTGAATCTATCAATGgtgttttgaaggaaccaagGAAATATGCGTTGTTGCCAATGCTTGATGTGATCGTGGAAAAGATAACAGAATGGTTCAACAAATACCGTCTATTATCTCTACGCGTACCAGAGAGGCAGATACTAATCCCACATGTGCATGGGATATTGCATCACATATATCCTTTGGCTAAAAAGCTGAAGGTGACCGAGCTAAATACATTTGAAGGTCACTACAATGTGCTTGGCGAGGATGGTCATGGTTATTTGGTTGATCTGAGCAACAAAACATGCTATTGTAGGTGTTTTGATATTGATCGGTATCCTTGTGTGCATGCACTTGCTGCCATCATGGCGCGTGGAGAAATGGCTGAACATTATTGTTCTTGGTATTACTGGATGGAGCAGTGGACTTTGGCATATTACAGGACAATATATCCAGTGCCTCATCTTTCAACATGGGAAA gaagactaCAAGTTGCTAGATTCCCCTCTGCCGGAGAATATcggaggaagagaaagaagaagtttcCACCATTGATTGGTGAAAACGAAGAAAGTGGCAGTGATGGCAGTGACAGTGATAGCAGTGGTAGTGACAGCAGTGACAGCAGTGGAAATGGGAACGAAGGAGGTGACAACGAAAGAAGTGGTAACGAAAAAAATGATGAATGA
- the LOC106418717 gene encoding 5'-adenylylsulfate reductase-like 4 has protein sequence MEKWNFLLLLVIVFGKLTFVAFCARVPICAPRSVKDYTFELRDPTCRLSDELHERLHFVAVTEGDERWLQTALDMIHKNKCNYVALLFYASWCPFSISFRPSFHVISSLYSSIPHFAIKESSVKRSTLSKYGVHGFPTLLLVNSTMRARYRGTRMLDSLVAFYTDVTGIETLDKTSIEESVPVPHLGNENNTDPENCPFTWARSPENMIRQETCLALAVVFVLLRLLYLVYPALVVLMKYTWRRIAHNLRQESLQEHTVGLLSRSVQLCMHLIEPCKRRNLQGGAMNARAWAS, from the exons ATGGAGAAATGGAACTTTTTGTTGCTGTTGGTGATTGTGTTCGGGAAGCTAACGTTCGTTGCCTTCTGCGCTAGGGTTCCGATTTGTGCTCCGAGGTCTGTTAAAGATTACACCTTTGAGTTACGCGATCCGACTTgtcgactttctgacgaattaCACGAGCGTCTTCATTTTGTTGCCGTCACCGAG GGTGATGAGCGTTGGTTACAAACAGCTTTGGATATGATTCACAAAAACAAGTGTAACTATGTGGCTTTGCTCTTCTATGCATCCTGGTGTCCTTTCTCAATCTCCTTTAGACCAAGCTTCCATGTCATCTCTTCTCTCTACTCCTCGATTCCTCACTTTGCAATAAAGGAATCATCCGTTAAGCGAAG CACCCTCTCTAAGTATGGAGTTCATGGGTTTCCTACTCTCTTGCTTGTGAATTCAACAATGAGGGCACGATACCGAGGAACTAGAATGCTTGATTCTCTTGTTGCTTTCTACACCGATGTTACCG GCATTGAGACGCTGGATAAGACTTCCATCGAGGAAAGCGTACCAGTTCCTCATCTTGGGAACGAAAACAACACTGACCCAGAGAACTGCCCTTTCACATGGGCGAGATCACCCGAGAATATGATTCGCCAAGAGACCTGTTTGGCTCTTGCTGTCGTATTCGTTCTGTTGAGATTGCTCTATTTGGTTTATCCTGCACTCGTTGTGTTGATGAAGTACACTTGGAGACGGATTGCTCATAACTTGAGACAGGAAAGCCTGCAAGAACACACCGTCGGGCTTCTCAGCCGATCTGTACAACTATGCATGCATCTTATAGAGCCTTGCAAGAGGAGAAATCTGCAGGGAGGAGCCATGAACGCTAGAGCATGGGCCTCCTAG
- the LOC106416645 gene encoding uncharacterized protein At3g43530-like isoform X1, whose protein sequence is MAVEPMRPVGFFFKPSDYWTACKLSSRCHQHDFLETIKDFKESEKSWFENHPQFKHLFHMDCCEERKVQGLWMLLLRCMHKGKERQAWFGVNGVPIRYSIREHALLSGLYCGSYPENYPRKGKMKFATKHFKHLQKKTKEKNRKKQGLRVTEADVLEKLEKMEADDGSDQRLKMAVLYFLTRVIRGRKRNAYFIEPFILQAVDDLDFCNKFPWGRYTFDDCMKEIFHLRDHFAKGLPENNMQWTFPGFVTPLEILAFECIPVLRESFRDPDPNCLPDCPRMCKWKYKRTRTTGFALEEIYKALGNTKVISSTLKPQGDELDLLYEIMDEGSVEDVELQDDSDKADIAVDGWNRILIEPEGKIFWEDLFEMDVRNRPTTQQQSEPHGIFEGQEEERVGEEPEAGGEAGRESVKELELRLNKRMDDGFALRDETIRLLAARVKELEQDKIQRENWSFQFGEYETCEASGGKGRDNMGNGNEDGEAVAEKDGEKQVEEEAEKNGTKEAEKDGAKEAETTPEDAEGEEEAAKEAYEVAGNEDEVGQKEGETEADKEGETEEGKTDVEDSPSTLQVMAEAAEKLEKEVDDKAAAEKAADELAAADKAASDKEKVGDEEEIRPKRTHKPSRPLRSPYQKN, encoded by the exons ATGGCCGTAGAACCAATGAGACCTGTTGGTTTTTTCTTCAAGCCAAGTGATTATTGGACGGCTTGCAAGCTCTCCTCAAGGTGCCACCAACACGATTTTCTGGAGACGATTAAAGACTTTAAGGAGTCAGAGAAGAGTTGGTTTGAGAATCACCCTCAGTTCAAGCATTTATTCCACATGGATTGTTGCGAGGAAAGAAAGGTTCAGGGATTGTGGATGTTGCTACTTCGTTGTATGCATAAAGGAAAGGAGCGACAAGCTTGGTTTGGGGTAAACGGTGTTCCAATTAGATACTCTATCAGGGAACATGCCCTCCTCTCTGGTTTATACTGCGGATCATACCCTGAAAACTATCCGAGAAAAGGGAAGATGAAGTTTGCAACAAAGCATTTTAAGCACTTGCAGAAGAAGACTAAGGAGAAGAATAGGAAGAAACAGGGTCTGAGAGTGACAGAAGCGGATGTCTTAGAGAAGCTTGAGAAGATGGAAGCTGATGATGGTAGTGATCAGCGTCTGAAGATGGCGGTTCTTTATTTTTTGACCAGAGTAATAAGAGGAAGGAAAAGAAATGCATACTTCATTGAGCCCTTCATTCTCCAGGCAGTAGATGATCTGGATTTTTGCAACAAGTTTCCATGGGGCCGTTACACATTTGATGATTGCATGAAGGAGATTTTCCACTTGAGGGATCATTTCGCTAAAGGGCTCCCAGAGAATAATATGCAGTGGACATTTCCTGGGTTTGTCACCCCTTTGGAG ATATTGGCTTTTGAATGTATCCCTGTCCTTAGGGAAAGTTTCAGAGATCCTGATCCAAACTGTCTCCCAGATTGCCCAAGAATGTGCAAATGGAAGTACAAGAGGACTAGGACAACAGGATTTGCATTAGAAGAGATTTATAAGGCGCTTGGAAACACAAAG GTGATTTCAAGTACGCTGAAACCACAGGGAGATGAACTAGACCTCTTGTATGAAATCATGGATGAAGGGAGTGTGGAAGACGTGGAGCTGCAAGATGATTCAGATAAGGCAGACATAGCCGTTGACGGTTGGAACCGGATCCTTATAGAACCGGAAGGAAAAATATTTTGGGAGGATCTATTCGAGATGGATGTGAGAAACCGGCCTACCACACAACAACAATCTGAGCCTCATGGTATATTCGAAGGACAGGAGGAAGAAAGGGTAGGTGAGGAACCCGAGGCAGGGGGCGAGGCAGGCCGTGAGAGTGTAAAAGAGTTGGAATTGAGATTGAACAAGAGAATGGATGACGGCTTTGCATTGAGGGACGAAACAATTCGTCTCTTGGCAGCACGAGTAAAGGAGTTGGAACAAGACAAGATTCAAAGAGAAAATTGGTCATTCCAATTTGGTGAATATGAAACATGTGAGGCTTCTGGAGGCAAAGGAAGAg ATAATATGGGCAATGGCAATGAGGATGGTGAGGCAGTGGCTGAGAAGGATGGTGAGAAACAGGTCGAAGAAGAGGCTGAGAAGAATGGCACGAAAGAGGCTGAGAAGGATGGCGCGAAAGAGGCTGAGACAACACCTGAAG aTGCTGAGGGTGAGGAAGAGGCTGCGAAAGAGGCTTATGAGGTCGCTGGCAATGAGGATGAAGTAGGTCAGAAGGAGGGCGAGACAGAGGCTGACAAGGAGGGTGAAACTGAGGAAGGCAAGACAGATGTGGAGGACTCGCCATCTACTCTTCAAGTGATGGCAGAAGCTGCGGAGAAACTCGAGAAAGAGGTTGATGATAAGGCTGCTGCAGAGAAGGCTGCTGATGAGTTAGCTGCTGCTGATAAGGCAGCTAGTGATAAGGAAAAAGTTGGTGATGAGGAGGAGATCAGGCCAAAGAGGACCCATAAACCTTCTCGTCCGCTCAGGTCTCCGTATCAGAAAAACTAA
- the LOC106418582 gene encoding probable protein phosphatase 2C 10 produces the protein MASLCCFGSSDYDLVTGRASTSSGKGKNSNGEIKFGYSLVKGKANHPMEDYYVSKFTKIDGKELGLFAIYDGHLGERVPAYLQKHLFSNILKEEHFWFDPQRALIAAYEKTDQTILSHSDLGRGGSTAVTAILLNGRHLWVANVGDSRAVLSQGGQAIQMTIDHEPHTERLSIEDKGGFVSNMPGDVPRVNGQLAVSRAFGDKSLKTHLRSDPDVKDSSVDAHTDVLVLASDGLWKVMANQEAIDIARRIKDPLKAAKELTTEALRRDSKDDISCIVVRLR, from the exons ATGGCGAGCTTATGTTGCTTCGGTTCTTCAGACTACGAT CTCGTGACTGGGAGGGCGTCAACTAGTTCTGGGAAAGGAAAAAACAGCAATGGTGAGATAAAATTTGGTTACAGCTTGGTGAAAGGGAAAGCTAATCATCCAATGGAAGATTATTATGTCTCCAAATTCACGAAAATTGACGGCAAGGAGCTCGGTTTGTTTGCTATCTACGATGGTCATTTGGGCGAACGTGTTCCTGCTTATCTTCAGAAGCATTTGTTCTCCAACATTCTCAAAGAG GAGCATTTTTGGTTTGATCCTCAGAGAGCACTAATTGCTGCCTATGAGAAGACAGACCAAACCATTCTGTCACATTCTGACCTAGGCCGTGGTGGCTCAACCGCTGTAACCGCTATTCTGCTGAATGGACGACATTTGTGGGTGGCAAATGTGGGTGATTCCCGGGCTGTTTTGTCACAAGGTGGTCAGGCAATACAGATGACTATAGATCACGAGCCCCACACTGAAAGGTTAAGCATTGAGGATAAAGGAGGCTTTGTATCAAACATGCCAG GAGATGTCCCTCGGGTTAACGGGCAGCTAGCAGTTTCCCGTGCTTTTGGGGACAAAAGCCTCAAAACACATCTACGGTCAGATCCAGACGTTAAGGATTCATCTGTAGATGCTCACACAGATGTTCTAGTTCTTGCTAGTGACGGTCTATGGAAG GTGATGGCTAATCAAGAGGCGATTGATATCGCCAGAAGAATCAAAGATCCATTGAAAGCAGCAAAAGAACTAACAACCGAAGCACTAAGAAGAGACAGCAAAGATGATATATCTTGCATCGTCGTCAGATTAAGGtga